A segment of the Triticum urartu cultivar G1812 chromosome 1, Tu2.1, whole genome shotgun sequence genome:
GCCTTGGTTGCTAGAGCATTATTAGAGAATCCCCAATTGATCGATTGGCGCTTGGTATTCAAAGCACTCTATGGGCTTGTAGCTTTGATCTGCGGCAACGGTTACATTGTTGGGATTAATCAGATCTATGACATTGGAATTGACAAGTATGTATATTGCCTCCCTTGAATTTTGTCTTCACTTACACTTACTACCTTCATTCATAAAGGTGCCGCTACAAAGTATTACCATTCAAAGTAACATATGATGAAAGCCCAGCCAATGTTTCTGCTATACCTGTCATTTCTAAGTTTATGCCACTGAACAGGGTGAACAAACCATATTTACCTATTGCTGCTGGTGATCTCTCTGTTCAGTCAGCATGGTTACTGGTCGTAGCATTCGCAGTGGTGGGCTTCTCAATTGTCGTTTCAAACTTTGGACCTTTCATCACCTCTCTTTACTGCCTTGGTCTATTTCTTGGCACTATATATTCTGTTCCTCCATTCAGACTGAAGAGATATCCAGTTGCTGCTTTTCTTATCATTGCAACGGTACTTTGCTCCTCTCTTCTTCATTACTATAGTAACAGTGACATTTTTTAGCTCTTATATTTTGGAATGATAGCCCAATTATGAACTGGAAACTTTGCTTAATTTATCTCTTCTTAATTGCAGTCCTGCACTTGATCTACTGCATGTTTTACATAGGGTCGATCTAAAAACTTGACTAGCCAAATAACTAGAGATAAGCCTCTAAACCAAATATATAACAACTAAACATAAGATAATGATGCAAGCCTTGGATGTGGTTGCTGGCCAATCCATAACTGCAAGTGTGCAACCCACTTTTGCGCCATTTCCATGGGCTCATAATGGGCTCCACATGGCAGATACATTCGTAGGTATTTTCATACTCATTTAACTTGTATCTGACACTCTTTTTTTTGCAAAGATCTGACAGTTTCTATGTAGCATTTATAATATGACAAGATAGGCTGTAGGGACAAAAGGAAATTTAATTGGCTAATATGGCCGCAAACCTATTTTGTAGTTTAGAACATGATCAGTGTATAATTGAACTTTCTAGAGATATATTCCTTCGGAGAAATGAGAGTACGACTGAATCACCTCCACCTTAATTCTAGCTATACCAGTTTACAGAAATTGGCTTGTGACACCTTTCGGAGAATAATTTAAATATTTAGGCGTGCTTAGAACAGTTTATTTGCTCGAAAATTTATTTCACTTATCAAGTAAGGTCCTTAGTTTCCTCGTAACTCGCAAATCCTCCGTATAATGTTAGAAAACCTAATTTCTCTGAGTAATGCTGTCCTATCATGTTTCTTGTTTTATTGCAAGTCCATGCTATCATGTTTCTATTTTACTTTAGGgcaatttttttttctttttgacaaACCTATCTTTTGTTTATTTTTTACAGGTTCGCGGATTCCTTCTCAACTTTGGCGTGTACTATGCTACTAGAGCTGCATTAGGTCTTGCATTCCAGTGGAGGTAAATAGTTGCTGCAAGTTTATTCGAACTTTGTTAAGTTAGCATTGTATTTCTACAGTCAGTATACACCTATCTAGAAAGTGGTATGTTGCATCTCATTGCAGACATTTGGAGATATTTGTGATGTCTAATGCTATGTGATACCTTTCTATCTGCAGCTCGCCTGTTGCTTTTATTACATGCTTTGTGACAGTATTTGCTCTGGTCATTGCTATAACCAAAGATCTTCCGGATGTTGAAGGAGACCGCAAGTGAGTTTATAGTCTATACAAGGTTTTGTAGCAACCACTGTCTAGTTTTTCCAACAAAGATCATGTCAGTTTTAAATGAATAACTAATGGTTACCTTTGTGTAGACCACCGTCTAGTTATCTTTGTATTTTTATGGTGCATATCCATGTTTTTGTGTCACTATTCTTAGTTGCTAGAAAAAGCTATCGACTGTAGGCCCACAAAATGACAGCAATTGGTCGAACAAACTACTAATCGGAAAAGTAGAACAATACAAATTAAGATTGTGAGTTTTGGCCTCCAATGTTTATTTCTTATTTCCCTTAGCCTTGACAAGTGGCCTGAGCCAAAATGATATAGAGCTGGATTGAGGGATTTCAGCCCATATTTGGAAAACTTGTTTAAAGCATAGTCAGTTTGAAAGATCTCAAAACACAAAAGAAAGGGACAAAATTTGTAGGTTTTGCATACTGAGTGACCCTATGTTTCAAATGTAGACAGTTCTCTACTTTGTTTCCTTTGAGACAGAATATTAGCAGTCAGCGTCCTTAGCCAGTTCTGTTGAACTATTTATTTGTTTAACGGACATCACTAATTGAATTACTGATCTTGTACTTATAATGTTCCCCCCTGTAGATTCCAAATATCAACTTTGGCGACAAAGCTTGGTGTCAGAAATATTGCCTTCCTTGGCTCTGGTTTATTGTTGGCAAATTATGTTGCTGCTATTGTAGTACCTTTTCTTATTCCTCAGGTTGGATTTCTACTGCTTTTGACCTTCCTTTGATATTATTCCCCTCCTTCCAGTTGAATTAGTGAAATTTCAAACTGCCGCAATGTTTCAGATGACGGAAACATGCATCTATGGTCAATTAGACCAGTAGAAGTTTACAGCATTGTTTACTATGATTATTTATTTATCCCAAGGATCCCTTTCTGATCAGTGGATGTTCTTGAA
Coding sequences within it:
- the LOC125526948 gene encoding probable homogentisate phytyltransferase 2, chloroplastic gives rise to the protein MASLASPPVPSHAPTTAARFLPAPAGRGRRPSPPAASPIFSSASTQFTLSPRAPCGAARPRRRDAVRACSQAGAAGPAPLSKTLSDLKDSCWRFLRPHTIRGTALGSTALVARALLENPQLIDWRLVFKALYGLVALICGNGYIVGINQIYDIGIDKVNKPYLPIAAGDLSVQSAWLLVVAFAVVGFSIVVSNFGPFITSLYCLGLFLGTIYSVPPFRLKRYPVAAFLIIATVRGFLLNFGVYYATRAALGLAFQWSSPVAFITCFVTVFALVIAITKDLPDVEGDRKFQISTLATKLGVRNIAFLGSGLLLANYVAAIVVPFLIPQAFRSFVMVPFHAALAVALIFQTWVLEQAKYSKDAISQYYRFIWNLFYAEYIFFPLL